A genome region from Natronobeatus ordinarius includes the following:
- a CDS encoding pyridoxal phosphate-dependent aminotransferase: MTMDFTDRVTRVEPSATLAISALATELEAEGADVVDLSVGEPDFPTPENVVQAGKDAMDAGHTGYTTSAGILELREAIAEKLAADGLEHSTDEIIVTPGAKQALYEVIHALVDDGDEVVLLDPAWVSYEAMVKMAGGYLTRVDLSPYDFQLEPALSDLEKVVSAETELLIVNSPSNPTGAVYSDAALEGVRDLAVEHDVTVISDEIYKEITYGVSPTSLGTLEGMADRTVTVNGFSKAYSMTGWRLGYFAGPEELVSQAGKLHSHSVSSAVNFVQHAGIEALENTDDAVSEMVEAFEGRRDLVVDLLAEHDVDVAVPDGAFYMMLPTGENDQEWCEGALEDAHVATVPGSAFGTPGYARISYAASEERLREGIDRLAAEGYL; encoded by the coding sequence ATGACCATGGACTTCACCGACCGCGTAACCCGTGTCGAACCGTCAGCAACGCTCGCCATCTCCGCGCTCGCGACCGAACTCGAGGCCGAGGGCGCGGACGTCGTCGACCTCTCCGTCGGCGAACCCGACTTCCCCACCCCCGAAAACGTCGTCCAGGCGGGCAAAGACGCGATGGACGCCGGTCACACCGGCTACACTACCTCGGCCGGGATCCTCGAGCTTCGTGAGGCGATCGCCGAGAAGCTCGCTGCCGATGGCCTCGAACACAGTACCGACGAGATCATCGTCACGCCCGGCGCGAAGCAGGCGCTGTACGAAGTCATCCACGCGCTGGTCGACGACGGCGACGAGGTCGTCCTGCTCGACCCCGCGTGGGTCTCCTACGAGGCGATGGTCAAGATGGCCGGCGGCTACCTCACCCGCGTCGACCTCTCGCCGTACGACTTCCAGCTCGAGCCCGCCCTTTCGGACCTCGAGAAGGTCGTTTCGGCGGAGACCGAACTACTGATCGTCAACTCGCCGTCGAACCCCACCGGCGCCGTCTATTCCGACGCCGCCCTCGAGGGCGTCCGCGATCTCGCGGTCGAGCACGACGTCACCGTCATCTCCGATGAGATCTACAAGGAGATCACCTACGGCGTTTCCCCCACCAGTCTGGGCACGCTCGAGGGGATGGCCGACCGCACCGTGACGGTCAACGGCTTCTCGAAGGCGTACTCGATGACCGGCTGGCGGCTGGGCTACTTCGCCGGGCCCGAGGAGCTGGTCAGCCAGGCCGGCAAACTCCACAGCCACTCCGTCTCCTCGGCCGTCAACTTCGTCCAGCACGCCGGCATCGAGGCGCTCGAGAACACCGACGACGCAGTTTCCGAAATGGTCGAGGCGTTCGAGGGACGCCGGGACCTCGTGGTCGACTTACTCGCCGAACACGACGTCGACGTCGCGGTTCCCGACGGGGCTTTTTACATGATGCTCCCCACCGGCGAGAACGACCAGGAGTGGTGTGAGGGCGCGCTCGAGGACGCCCACGTCGCCACGGTCCCCGGGAGTGCGTTCGGAACGCCCGGCTACGCCCGGATCTCCTACGCGGCCAGCGAGGAGCGCCTGCGCGAGGGAATCGACCGGCTCGCTGCCGAGGGCTACCTGTAA
- the ribH gene encoding 6,7-dimethyl-8-ribityllumazine synthase: MTTLGLVVAQFNRPITEQMEEAAREAAADADATVAETVRVPGAYDAPLAADRLARREEIDAVAVLGSIITGDTDHDQVIADATAGRLSDVSLERDTPVTLGVTGPGMSAAEARERVENAATAVEGAIDLVDELPDPEP, from the coding sequence ATGACCACGCTCGGACTGGTGGTCGCGCAGTTCAATCGCCCGATCACCGAGCAGATGGAGGAGGCGGCCCGCGAAGCCGCGGCCGACGCCGACGCGACGGTTGCCGAGACGGTTCGCGTCCCCGGTGCGTACGACGCACCGCTGGCGGCGGACCGACTCGCCCGTCGCGAGGAGATCGACGCCGTCGCCGTCCTCGGCTCGATCATCACCGGCGACACCGACCACGACCAGGTGATCGCCGACGCAACGGCCGGTCGGCTCTCCGACGTCAGCCTCGAGCGTGACACCCCCGTCACCCTGGGCGTCACGGGCCCCGGCATGTCCGCCGCGGAGGCCCGCGAACGCGTCGAAAACGCCGCCACGGCCGTCGAGGGTGCGATCGATCTCGTCGACGAACTTCCCGACCCAGAACCATGA
- a CDS encoding helix-turn-helix transcriptional regulator produces the protein MYDLTGFQRDLLYVAAGLEEPHGLAIKDELENYYESEIHHGRLYPNLDTLVEKGLLEKGTKDRRTNFYTVTRRGKREIEDRRSWEDQYVEDLL, from the coding sequence ATGTACGACCTCACCGGCTTCCAGCGTGACCTCCTGTACGTCGCAGCGGGACTCGAGGAACCACACGGCCTCGCGATCAAAGACGAACTCGAGAACTACTACGAGTCCGAAATCCACCACGGACGGCTCTACCCCAACCTCGATACGCTCGTCGAGAAGGGACTCCTCGAGAAGGGTACCAAGGACCGCCGGACCAACTTCTACACCGTCACCCGCAGGGGCAAACGCGAGATCGAGGACCGACGGAGCTGGGAAGACCAGTACGTCGAAGACCTCCTGTAA
- the purD gene encoding phosphoribosylamine--glycine ligase: MSETVLLIGGGGREHAIARTIEDSDCDLYACASNRNPGIARIAAGFESLEETDPEAVVAYAEDVGATLAVVGPEAPLDVGVVDALEDAGVYAFGPKRAQARIETDKAFQRRFMAENDVPGCPDFETFDDSEAACDFIDEYGGDLAIKPAGLTGGKGVKVIGDQVTPEEGKAYIRDSEYDQLVLEERLIGEEVTIQAFVANGSVRTAPAVQDHKRAYEGDEGPNTGGMGSYSDASRELPFMTEADYERAVEIIEATVDALEGYRGILYGQFMLTADGPKVIEYNARFGDPEAMNTLPTLETDFLDVLVAAREGESLPDLEFAEQATVCKYAVPEGYPTEPKAGAKVQVDEESAGDALLFYASVDERDDGIYTTTSRSFAVVGLADTIAEAEEIAEDALAVAGDEGLHMRHDIGKAELVQRRIDHMAELRGD; this comes from the coding sequence ATGAGCGAGACCGTGCTGCTGATCGGCGGGGGCGGACGCGAACACGCTATCGCCCGCACGATCGAGGACAGCGACTGCGACCTGTACGCCTGTGCGAGCAACCGGAACCCGGGGATCGCCCGGATCGCCGCGGGCTTCGAGTCGCTCGAGGAGACCGACCCGGAGGCGGTCGTCGCCTACGCCGAGGACGTGGGGGCGACGCTCGCGGTCGTCGGTCCCGAGGCACCACTCGACGTCGGCGTCGTGGACGCACTCGAGGACGCCGGCGTCTACGCGTTCGGCCCGAAGCGAGCGCAGGCGCGCATCGAGACGGACAAGGCGTTCCAGCGGCGGTTCATGGCCGAGAACGACGTTCCGGGCTGCCCGGACTTCGAGACGTTCGACGACTCCGAAGCCGCCTGCGACTTCATCGACGAGTACGGCGGCGACCTCGCGATCAAGCCCGCCGGCCTCACGGGTGGGAAGGGCGTGAAAGTCATCGGCGACCAGGTCACTCCCGAAGAGGGCAAGGCGTACATCCGCGACTCCGAATACGACCAGCTCGTCCTAGAAGAGCGGCTGATCGGCGAGGAGGTCACGATTCAGGCGTTCGTCGCCAACGGCTCCGTCCGGACGGCCCCCGCCGTCCAGGATCACAAGCGCGCCTACGAGGGCGACGAGGGGCCGAACACCGGCGGGATGGGCAGCTACTCCGACGCGAGCCGCGAGTTGCCGTTCATGACCGAGGCCGACTACGAGCGGGCCGTCGAGATCATCGAAGCGACCGTCGACGCCCTCGAGGGCTACCGCGGCATCCTCTACGGCCAGTTCATGCTCACCGCGGACGGTCCAAAGGTCATCGAGTACAACGCCCGCTTCGGCGACCCCGAGGCGATGAACACGCTGCCGACGCTCGAGACCGACTTCCTCGACGTCCTCGTCGCGGCCCGCGAGGGCGAGTCGCTACCTGACCTCGAGTTCGCCGAGCAGGCGACGGTCTGTAAGTACGCGGTGCCCGAGGGGTACCCGACGGAGCCGAAGGCGGGGGCGAAGGTGCAGGTCGACGAAGAGAGTGCCGGGGATGCCCTCCTGTTCTACGCGAGCGTCGACGAACGCGACGACGGCATCTACACGACCACCTCCCGTTCGTTCGCCGTCGTCGGGCTGGCCGACACGATCGCCGAGGCCGAGGAGATCGCCGAGGACGCCCTCGCGGTCGCAGGCGACGAAGGGCTGCACATGCGCCACGACATCGGGAAGGCGGAGCTCGTTCAGCGGCGGATCGACCACATGGCGGAGCTGCGCGGGGACTGA